The following is a genomic window from Gemmatimonadota bacterium.
GCATGGCCCCCGCCTGGCTTCACATTGACCATGGGGCGCGACGATGCCTGACGAGCACCACACACGTTCGCCGGAAGACCGCGACCTCGGGCTCGATCGGCCGATCGACCGGCGGGACTTCCTCAACGGAATGGCGATCGGGATCGGCGCGTTAGGCGCGCTCTCGCCGGCGGAGCTGCTGCGAAGCGGGGGACTCGACCAACGCGCCGCCGTCGCGACTGGTGACTATCCGCCCGCGATGACGGGGCTGCGTGGCTCGCACGACGGCGCGTTCGAGAACGCCCATCGCGTGCGTGACGGGATGGCGCCAAGGGAGTGGAGCACGCCGGCCGACCTCAAGGAGTCGTACGACCTCATCGTCGTCGGCGCTGGGATCTCGGGGCTGAGCGCGGCGTGGTTCTACCGCCAACGCTTCGGCGCCTCGGCGCGCATCCTCATCCTCGACAACCACGACGACTTCGGCGGCCACGCCAGGCGCAACGAGTTCACCGTCGACGGCAAGTCGCTCATCTCGTACGGGGGCACCCAGTCGATCGACACGCCGAGCAAGTACTCGCCCGAGGCCAAGCGCCTGCTGCGAGAACTCGGCATCGACACGCAGCCGTTCTACAAGGCATACGACCAGGAGTTCTTCGCAGTCGCCAGATGGAGGACGGGTCTTCTTCAACCGCGAGACCTTCGGCAGCGACGGGCTCGTGCTGCACGACGAGGAAGAGCCGATCACCGCGTACCTGGCGCGCACGCCGCTCGCCGATTCGGTGAAGAAGGAGATCGCCCGGCTATACGTCACCCCCACCGACTACCTCCCCGGACGCAGCATCCCGGAGAAGAAGGCACTGCTCGCCCGCACCAGCTACGCCGACTACCTGTCGAAGTACTGCCACCTCTCCAAGGGGGCGCTCACATACTTCCAGTCGTTCACGCACGACCTCTTCGGCGTCGGCATCGACGCCGTGCCCGCCGGCGATTGCGTGCCGCTCGAACTGCCCGGCTTCGCCGGCTTAGGCCTCGACGACTCTCCCGCTCCCGGCATGGGACGCTCGGCGATCCTGCACTCCAACGACGAGCCGTACATCTTCCACTTCCCCGACGGCAACGCGACCATCGCCCGCCTCCTCGTGCGCGGGCTCGTCCCCGGGAGCATCCCCGGGCGCACGATGTACGACGTCGTGAGCCGGCGTGAACTACGGCGCTCGATCGCCCGCGCAACGCGTGCGCCTCGACTCAGCGCCACCGCGGTGCACGTGCAGAACTCGGGCCAGCGGCGTCCAGGTGCGACCTATGCGCGCAACGGACGCGCGGAGCGCGTGAAGGGCGCGCGCTGCGTGATGGCTTGCTGGAACTGCATCATCCCGCACATCGTTCCCGGAAGTCGAGACGCGGCAGGCGGCCGCCCTGCGGTATGGGTCCAAGGTGCCTTCGTTTACGCCAAACGTCGCGCTGCAACTGGAAGGCGCTGAACAGCTCCAGGACCACGTCGATCTTCTGCCCCGGGTCTTACTTCTACGACATGTCGATGGACTTCTCGGTGAGCATGGGCGGCACCAGTATGCGAAGTCGGCTCCGAGCGACCTGGTCGCGGTGACCATGCACCGCACCCCTGCGTCCCGGAATCCCCGTGCGTGACCAGCAACGGGCCGGTCGCGGCGAACTTGTTCGCCACGCCCTACGCGACCTATGAACGCAACGTCCGCGATCAGCTCGCCCGCATGTTAGGCAAGGGCGGCTTCGACCCCGCCCGCGACATCGCGGCGATCACCGTGAACCGCTGGTCGCACGGCTACGCTTACGAGTACAACTCGCTCTGGGACCCGGACGTGGCCCGCCATGCGAGTCGCCGCGAAATCGGGTCTTCAGCCGGGCCGGGCAATGTCCTGATCGCGGAACCCGACGCGGCGGCGTACGCGTATACCGACGCCGCGATCGACATGGCGTGGCGTGCGGT
Proteins encoded in this region:
- a CDS encoding FAD-dependent oxidoreductase, with amino-acid sequence MPDEHHTRSPEDRDLGLDRPIDRRDFLNGMAIGIGALGALSPAELLRSGGLDQRAAVATGDYPPAMTGLRGSHDGAFENAHRVRDGMAPREWSTPADLKESYDLIVVGAGISGLSAAWFYRQRFGASARILILDNHDDFGGHARRNEFTVDGKSLISYGGTQSIDTPSKYSPEAKRLLRELGIDTQPFYKAYDQEFFAVARWRTGLLQPRDLRQRRARAARRGRADHRVPGAHAARRFGEEGDRPAIRHPHRLPPRTQHPGEEGTARPHQLRRLPVEVLPPLQGGAHILPVVHARPLRRRHRRRARRRLRAARTARLRRLRPRRLSRSRHGTLGDPALQRRAVHLPLPRRQRDHRPPPRARARPREHPRAHDVRRREPA